From a region of the Candida albicans SC5314 chromosome 1, complete sequence genome:
- the GCA1 gene encoding Gca1p (Extracellular/plasma membrane-associated glucoamylase; expressed in rat oral infection; regulated by carbohydrates, pH, galactose; promotes biofilm matrix formation; flow model biofilm induced; Bcr1 repressed in RPMI a/a biofilms), with protein MKLLSKVFVTALGLTSIVNAAPTSSSSAEEAQKTVPVELSIGVKQLPNIHNDSAVDANAVAKGYSLVNVSLTARGLTGILKLKEATNIYGYDFEYLNLSVEYQSDTRLNVHIEPTDLTDVFVLPEELVVKPKLEGDAKTFNFENSDLVFEYDEEDFGFEVLRSSTREVLFSTKGNPLVFSNQFIQFNTTLPKGHSITGLGESIHGSLNEPGVVKTLYANDIADPIDGNIYGVHPVYYDQRYNTNTTHAVYWRTSAIQEVVVGETSLTWRALSGVIDLYFFSGPDPKDVIQQYVSEIGLPAMQPYWALGYHQCRWGYDTVESLETVVENFKKFDIPLETIWSDIDYMDGYKDFTNDPYRFPTDKFRKFLDDLHNNSQHYVPIFDAAIYVPNPNNATDNDYEPFHLGNESDVFLKNPDGSLYIGAVWPGYTVFPDFLANNTQEYWNKMFKDWYERIPFDGIWTDMNEVSSFCVGSCGTGRYFDNPVHPPFEVGYSGSDYPLGFDKSNASEWKSISEAAAATKTTTTTSSSTSTSIDGKNTLAPGKGNINYPPYAINNNQGDHDLATHAISPNATHADGTVEYDIHNIYGLIQERAIYEALLEIHPNKRPFIIGRSSFAGSGKYMGHWGGDNYADYYMMYFSIPQALSMGLSGIPFFGVDACGFNGNTDMELCSRWMQLASFFPFYRNHNVLGAIPQEPYVWEGVMNATKTSINVRYSLLPYYYTLLHESHVTGIPIMRAFNWQFPYSKELAGVDTQFFVGDALLVTPVLEPGVNHTKGVFPGENAVYYDFYTHKKQKFTAGKNETLAAPLGHIPLHIKGGNIIPTQEPGYTTTESRKNPFGLLVALDAEGTASGKLYLDDGESVDVEEALYVDFVASKNKLVASVFGEYEVRQPLANVTILGVDSEPKKVLFNNETVSHNYENGAVYLTDLEKFTKEGAFAEEFSIQW; from the coding sequence atgaaattgttaTCCAAGGTATTTGTTACTGCTTTGGGTCTTACTTCAATTGTCAATGCCGCTCCAAcaagtagtagtagtgcAGAAGAAGCCCAAAAAACTGTTCCTGTTGAACTTAGTATCGGTGTCAAACAACTTCCTAACATTCACAATGATTCAGCTGTCGATGCTAATGCTGTTGCTAAAGGTTATTCTTTGGTAAATGTTTCTTTAACTGCTAGAGGTTTAACTGGTATTTTGAAACTTAAAGAAGCTACAAACATTTATGGTTACGACTTTGAATACTTGAATTTGTCAGTTGAATACCAAAGTGATACAAGATTAAATGTTCATATAGAACCTACTGATTTGACTgatgtttttgttttgccAGAAGAACTTGTTGTTAAACCAAAACTTGAAGGTGATGCTaaaacttttaattttgaaaactcCGACTTGGTTTTTGAatatgatgaagaagattttggatttgaagTTTTAAGAAGCTCTACTCGTGAAGTATTGTTCTCCACTAAAGGTAATCCATTGGTTTTCtccaatcaattcattcaattcaatactACTTTACCAAAAGGTCACTCAATTACTGGATTAGGCGAATCCATTCATGGATCTTTGAATGAACCAGGTGTTGTCAAAACATTGTATGCCAATGATATTGCTGATCCAATTGACGGTAACATTTATGGTGTACATCCAGTGTACTACGACCAAAGATATAACACAAACACTACACATGCTGTTTATTGGAGAACTTCAGCTATTCAAGAAGTTGTCGTTGGTGAGACTTCTCTCACATGGCGTGCTCTTTCTGGTGTCATTGATCTTTATTTCTTTAGTGGTCCAGATCCAAAAGATGTTATCCAACAATATGTTTCTGAAATTGGTTTACCTGCTATGCAACCATACTGGGCATTGGGTTACCATCAATGTAGATGGGGTTACGACACTGTTGAATCACTTGAAactgttgttgaaaatttcaaaaaatttgatattcCTTTGGAAACCATTTGGTCAGATATTGATTACATGGATGGATACAAAGATTTCACCAATGATCCATACAGATTCCCAACAGataaatttagaaaatttttaGATGATCTTCACAATAACAGTCAACATTATGTTCCTATATTTGATGCTGCAATTTATGTTCCTAACCCAAACAATGCCACtgataatgattatgaACCATTCCACTTGGGTAATGAATCAGACGTGTTCTTGAAAAATCCAGATGGATCATTATATATTGGTGCAGTATGGCCAGGATACACTGTATTCCCAGACTTTTTAGCCAACAATACTCAAGAATATTGGAACAAAATGTTTAAAGATTGGTATGAGAGAATTCCATTTGATGGTATTTGGACAGATATGAATGAAGTCAGTTCCTTCTGTGTTGGTTCATGTGGTACCGGTAGATATTTCGATAACCCAGTTCATCCACCATTTGAAGTTGGATATTCTGGTTCTGATTATCCATTAGGTTTTGATAAATCGAATGCATCTGAAtggaaatcaatttctgaagcagcagcagctactaaaacaaccaccacaacatCATCTTCAACTTCGACATCAATTGATGGTAAGAACACTTTAGCTCCAGGTAAAGGTAATATCAACTATCCACCATACGCAATCAATAACAACCAAGGTGATCACGACCTTGCCACACATGCAATTTCACCAAATGCTACTCATGCCGATGGGACTGTTGAATACGATATTCATAATATATATGGTCTCATTCAAGAACGTGCCATTTACGAAGCATTATTGGAAATTCATCCTAACAAGAGAccatttattattggaCGTTCATCATTTGCTGGATCTGGTAAATACATGGGTCATTGGGGAGGTGATAACTATGCTGACTATTATATGATGTACTTTTCTATTCCTCAAGCTTTATCAATGGGTCTTTCTGGTATCCCATTCTTTGGTGTGGATGCATGTGGGTTCAATGGTAACACTGATATGGAGTTATGTTCTAGATGGATGCAATTGGCTTCATTCTTCCCATTCTACAGAAACCATAATGTTTTGGGTGCTATTCCACAAGAGCCATATGTCTGGGAAGGTGTTATGAACGCAACTAAGACATCCATTAATGTCAGATATTCTTTGTTGCCATACTATTACACTTTGTTACACGAATCACACGTTACTGGTATTCCAATTATGCGTGCTTTCAACTGGCAATTCCCTTACAGCAAAGAATTGGCCGGCGTTGATACTCAATTTTTCGTTGGTGATGCATTATTGGTTACACCAGTTTTAGAACCAGGTGTCAACCATACTAAAGGTGTTTTCCCAGGTGAGAATGCTGTGTACTATGATTTCTACACTCataagaaacaaaaattcaCTGCTGGCAAGAACGAAACTTTGGCTGCTCCTTTGGGTCACATTCCATTACACATTAAAGGTGGTAACATCATTCCAACTCAAGAACCAGGTTATACTACCACTGAGTCAAGAAAGAATCCATTTGGATTGTTGGTTGCCTTGGATGCTGAAGGTACTGCTTCTGGTAAATTGTATCTCGATGATGGTGAATCCGTAGATGTTGAAGAAGCATTATATGTTGACTTTGTTGCATCCAAGAATAAATTGGTGGCATCTGTTTTCGGTGAATATGAAGTTCGTCAACCATTGGCCAATGTTACAATTTTGGGAGTTGATTCTGAACCTAAGAAGGTTTTGTTTAACAACGAAACAGTAAGCCACAACTACGAAAATGGTGCTGTGTATCTTActgatttagaaaaattcACCAAAGAAGGTGCCTTTGCTGAAGAATTTAGTATTCAATGGTAA
- the MNN12 gene encoding alpha-1,3-mannosyltransferase (Predicted alpha-1,3-mannosyltransferase activity with a role in protein glycosylation): MIEKLTIKRSRQKVIAYSVIIIWLMIVNIWLLNNYHLNSSTLTRHGNGDNLIDEDDDSSSSSEYSIYNELDTENYLGQQHQEEDVPNSQSTDNSLIKPTSPAKNSFKDDITIKILQKHLQKQQNNPKDIRTKDSHAEIYNQIFENHPQIDTILGNLNFNQRCQLFFQNLFIKDNNWILNVKDKKIKLENKNDFKFNDFKKSHLNEFKRQFKTMKKLLEPNKIIHNKDFDNSIEFQDFIKMKYEQFWNRTMTYEQKIVDSISILRIFNKCYLIEEATSTTTTKNNKQDFIKDQFKLVDGIRRASKKNPSLPKFKPTKQEQMVNFDNENLSPSILEHRVYPWLSFEYPVYERWTGKVQYQPPKMANYVKDGNQKTTKKTKYNNDKYLSSFFLNRLKQKCNGRGLVLSISDLHVDVTVRLIHLLRALNNRYPIQIVYYDNLSKETKEKIVTAAREVMSHVPKSFERVAKYFPDDYLDNDQGGLPKQEIWFINTYNVIHADYKLQFRGFANKFLATLFNSFDEFILLDADTVLTQSPSYFFNLPQYLETGTFFYKDRTTYETRPKSDSIFFEKLGPSVIDSVMFNIPIMTSYTLNRSFFKGLFHYMESGLVVLNRDMHYSSFLTMVQMNFFEPVNSRIHGDKEIFWLAMAINGKQNYYFDENYAAAVGVMTPDIERTKPDKTLHESKELCSPHPGHISHDDNSLVWLNSGFFYCGQNDKVKFVEEFKHKSRLKHLNTLEAFKTFYYSPLRIENAIIPPMDLDIWAANNEDEPAKGWFGDPRYCSGYMWCAYDKIGGKTKSGKNTRLEGKIINFDEQAQDLFNYYGDVWVGME; this comes from the coding sequence ATGATTGAAAAACTTACTATTAAGCGATCCCGTCAAAAGGTTATTGCTTATTCagtgataataatatggCTAATGATAGTTAATATTTGGCtattaaacaattatcACCTAAATTCATCCACACTCACCAGACACGGCAATGgtgataatttgattgatgaagacgatgatctgtcatcatcatcagagTATTCTATTTATAATGAACTAGATACAGAAAACTATCTAGGTCAgcaacaccaagaagaagatgtaCCTAACTCACAATCAACCGATAACTCATTGATAAAGCCAACATCACCTGctaaaaattcatttaaagaTGATATCACGATTAAAATCTTACAAAAGCATcttcaaaaacaacaaaataatcCAAAAGATATTCGAACTAAGGATAGTCATGCAgaaatttataatcaaatatttgaaaatcatCCACAAATCGATACAATATTAGGGAACTTAAATTTTAATCAACGATGTCAattatttttccaaaatttatttattaaagatAACAATTGGATATTAAATgttaaagataaaaaaattaaattagaaaataaaaatgattttaaatttaatgattttaaaaaatcccatttaaatgaatttaaaagACAATTTAAAACtatgaaaaaattacttgaacctaataaaatcattcataataaagattttgataattcaatagaatttcaagattttattaaaatgaaatatgaACAATTTTGGAATCGTACCATGACTtatgaacaaaaaattgttgattcaatatcaatattaagaatttttaataaatgttATCTTATTGAGGAAGCAACatctactactaccaccaaaaataataaacaagatTTTATAAAAGATCAATTTAAATTGGTTGATGGGATTAGAAGAGCTCTGAAGAAGAATCCATCATTACCTAAATTCAAACCCACTAAACAAGAACAAATGgtcaattttgataatgaaaatctAAGTCCATCTATATTGGAACATCGTGTTTATCCTTGGTTATCATTTGAATACCCTGTATATGAACGATGGACGGGGAAAGTACAATATCAACCTCCGAAAATGGCCAATTATGTTAAAGatggaaatcaaaaaacTACCAAAAAGactaaatataataatgacaagtatttatcatcatttttcttgaatcgattaaaacaaaaatgtAATGGTCGAGGACttgttttatcaattagTGATCTTCATGTTGATGTCACAGTTCgattaattcatttattacGAGCTTTAAATAATAGATATCCTATacaaattgtttattatgataatttatcaaaagaaactaaagaaaaaatcgTTACTGCTGCTAGAGAAGTAATGTCTCATGTACctaaatcatttgaaaGAGTTGCCAAATATTTCCCTGATGATTATCTAGATAATGATCAAGGTGGATTACctaaacaagaaatatGGTTTATTAATACTTATAATGTTATTCATGCCGATTATAAATTACAATTTAGAGGATTTGccaataaatttttagCAACCttatttaattcatttgatgaatttatATTACTTGATGCTGATACGGTATTAACTCAATCACCaagttattttttcaatttaccTCAATATCTAGAAACAGGGACTTTTTTCTATAAAGATCGTACCACGTATGAAACTCGTCCTAAATCagattcaatattttttgaaaaattaggACCATCAGTGATAGATTCAGTAATGTTTAATATCCCCATTATGACATCATATACTTTAAATCgatcatttttcaaaggattatttcattatatGGAGTCAGGATTAGTAGTTCTTAATCGAGATATGCAttattcatcatttttaacCATGGTgcaaatgaatttttttgaacCAGTAAATTCAAGAATTCATGGTGATAAAGAGATTTTTTGGTTAGCAATGGCTATTAATGGgaaacaaaattattattttgatgaaaattatGCTGCTGCCGTCGGGGTCATGACTCCCGATATAGAACGTACTAAACCTGATAAAACTTTACATGaatcaaaagaattatGTTCACCACATCCTGGTCATATTAGTCATGATGATAATTCATTAGTGTGGTTAAATTCCGGGTTTTTCTATTGTGGACAAAATGATAAAgttaaatttgttgaagaatttaaaCATAAATCTCGATTGAAACATCTTAATACTTTAGAAGCATTTAAaacattttattattctccattaagaattgaaaatgccATTATTCCACCAATGGATTTAGACATTTGGGCGgcaaataatgaagatgaaccTGCTAAAGGTTGGTTTGGAGATCCAAGATATTGTAGTGGTTATATGTGGTGTGCTTATGATAAAATTGGTGGTAAAACTAAATCAGGTAAAAATACTCGTCTTGAAGGGAAAATCataaattttgatgaacAAGCTCaagatttatttaattattatggTGATGTATGGGTAGGAATGGAATAA
- a CDS encoding uncharacterized protein (Predicted methyltransferase; Spider biofilm induced), with product MTTFSKTNFKSLNYNSFRPHYPPSFYKILADYVTKVESPLPINLPIDKTIDLGCGTGVATYPLLNISTNVIGVDLSSKMIETANSLIEKNLQTLGINNSTSTPRIKFITGSVEEFVKQQQQNKDHNIASTLEPNSIDLITAAQCIHWFQDYDSFFQNCHQLLKNDTGVLAYFFYNDPKIVGFSGPAREDIPKEEILKLSYQVYNKYVYDDDNYIGQYWEQPGRNILKHFCQQVNEKIPRDLFTDIVINTFKPSIEKNNSGSTSIANEEVDLDLKKIGISIQDYIDYISTYSGFHNYKEVTGKDDLLTNEFVKELIEVTGWDLKKTKIDLVWNTGYTFIRKRKST from the coding sequence ATGACTACATTTTCTAAaactaatttcaaatcattaaacTACAATTCATTTCGTCCTCATTATCCACCATCattttataaaatattaGCTGATTACGTCACCAAAGTGGAACTGCCACTTCCAATCAATTTaccaattgataaaaccATTGATTTAGGATGTGGAACTGGTGTTGCTACTTATCCCTTATTAAACATTTCCACTAATGTTATTGGAGTTGATTTATCACTGAAAATGATTGAAACTgcaaattcattaattgaaaagaatttaCAAACATTGGGTATTAATAATTCTACTCTGACACCGagaattaaatttattactgGATcagttgaagaatttgttaaacaacagcaacaaaataaagatCATAATATTGCTTCCACTCTCGAAcccaattcaattgatttaataactGCTGCTCAATGTATTCATTGGTTTCAAGATTATGATTCATTCTTCCAAAATTGtcatcaattattgaaaaatgatacGGGTGTCTTAGCATACTTCTTTTATAATGACCCGAAAATTGTTGGATTTCTGGGACCAGCACGTGAAGACATCCCCAAGGAAGAGATACTCAAGTTAAGCTATCAagtatataataaatatgtttatgatgatgataattatattgGTCAATATTGGGAACAACCAGGTCgtaatattttgaaacatttTTGTCAACAAGTTAACGAAAAGATCCCACGTGACCTATTCACCGATATTGTTATCAACACATTTAAaccatcaattgaaaaaaacaatagtGGTAGTACTAGTATAGCCAatgaagaagttgatttggatttaaaaaaaattggaatttcaattcaagattatattgattatatttcaACTTATAGTGGATTCCATAATTATAAAGAAGTTACTGGTAAGgatgatttattaactaatgaatttgtgaaagaattgattgaagtTACCGGTTGGGATTTAAAAAAGACTAAGATTGATTTAGTTTGGAATACTGGTTATACTtttattagaaaaagaaagagcaCCTAA